The genomic window GCGCAACCGGTTCGAGAGCCCATCGGCGGGGATCGCCGCGGAGGCGTGGGTCGACGCCGAGCGCGAACGCGCGGAGGAGGCCGTCTCACGAACCACGTCCGCGATCCCGGATGACATCGTCGTCGAGCGGTCGATCCGCGAAGGGACGCCGGTTTCGGAGATCACCGCATACGCAGCGGAGGCGGGGGTGGACGCTATCGTCATGGCGACACACGGTCGCAGCGGACTCGACAGATACCTTGTGGGAAGCGTGACCGAGAAGGTCGTCCGCTCCTCGCACGTCCCGGTGCTCACGGTGTCACGACGCCAGGAACCCGACGATCCTTCTCACTCCTGACTTACCGTGTGGCCTGACTGACGGCAGCCCTCAGCACCACTCGCAATCGCAGTACTGCTCGCACACCGGGTTGTCACAGTCGGCGTCGCGCGCCGAACAGTGGGTGCGCCCGTGTTCGGTGAGCAGCACGTGTATCGGATAGGTGAGTTCGTCCGGGATCGTCGCGTCGAGCACGTCGTGAGCACGGGCGTTCGACGCCGACTCGGGGACGAGCCCGAACCGCTTGGAGACGCGTTCGACGTGGGTGTCGACGGCCATCGTCGGCTTGCCGAAGTGGAAGTTGAGGACGACGCCCGCCGTCTTCGGGCCGACGCCCTTGATGTCGGTGAGCCACGCCTTCGCCTCCTCGGTCCCCATCGCGTCGAGGAACGCCAGCGAGTAGGCCCCGCCCGTCTCCTCGCGGATCGCCGCGAGCGCACGCTGGATCCGGGTCGCCTTCGT from Halobaculum magnesiiphilum includes these protein-coding regions:
- a CDS encoding endonuclease III domain-containing protein, producing MSTRAADWDEAAVRDQHADLVELHGAIGASDAHGADSDAEPGEGVRQLLTTILSQNVADANTDRAAESLFSTYDDFAAIESAPTDELAETIRVAGLADTKATRIQRALAAIREETGGAYSLAFLDAMGTEEAKAWLTDIKGVGPKTAGVVLNFHFGKPTMAVDTHVERVSKRFGLVPESASNARAHDVLDATIPDELTYPIHVLLTEHGRTHCSARDADCDNPVCEQYCDCEWC
- a CDS encoding universal stress protein yields the protein MYDDLLVPTDGSDGTDAAIEHANALARAFDATVHVLSVVDTRNRFESPSAGIAAEAWVDAERERAEEAVSRTTSAIPDDIVVERSIREGTPVSEITAYAAEAGVDAIVMATHGRSGLDRYLVGSVTEKVVRSSHVPVLTVSRRQEPDDPSHS